The sequence TATTAAAACAGCTTCGCATGGATGTGAACGTAGTACTTAATGATCACTCTAATAACTATGCAGTTGGTGGAGTGGTTAGAGATCATCATGGTAATTTGGTTCTGGCGTTTGGGTTAAGGATTACTAAACCGATTTCAGTCACATATGGGGAACTTATTGCTTTGAGAGAGGGGCTGAACCTGGTAATGAATAAAGGGATGGTCATACATGAAGTAAATACCGATTCTCTAATGGCGGCGCAAGTTGTCGCTTGTCCAAACGAGGATTTAAGTTACATTAGAGCAATTGTTACGGAAGTGAGATATTTGCTTGAGTGTCATAATAATATCAAGTTGAATCATAGAGTCATTTTAAATACATAACttaattatttacacattaGTTAATGGATTAAAATTGATTCCCAATCACCACATAAAATAAGTAGATTAATTTGATGTTTATGGTGTTACTTCTAAACAACAAAATTGTATTTAAAATTCATGGGTTTGAAATAATTCTATCCAAGCGTAGCTTCATAGTTTGACAAAATATTTgatgagattttttttaattggtaGAAATTCATTTAACTCTTAAAGAATGATAAGATTCGATGGTATTTGTTGAGAtttgagttttaaaaaaaaataaaattattttaaaattttaaatttatattacttACTTATAAACTTTAATTCTtctacaaaaatttaaaaaaaattcatttatccaaaattttatttttcaacacacacttatattatatataaaatttagagaagatcaaataaaaatatttttatatctaaAAAGTTATATAAATTTTGTCattatcttaaaaaaaattcgattacGTTTGTACATATACtttaaattcatttaaatattttataaatgaaaaaaattaaattatgtaTTTAGATAAAACTTtcgtaaaatatttttgaaaaataatttttaaaaaatgttctttaagtatagtttttaaagaaCACATGAGAtgagtttttaaatatttttagaattgaattatagaaggaaaagatgaacaacattacgcttgaaatgttaaaatattttatagaatagttgtccaaacatatatttattattaaaacaaattttaaaaaattttataaaaattttcaaaaaatacttTTATCAAAACGTTTTATAATTAAATGTCCTAACAAACCTTCATTTCGTAAGAAAAAGTatctcataaaaatatttttttacatgtTCAAAAATAATCTTTGTTCTTGATAAAATTTATATGAAtgtttatataaattttattaatacaaaaatgcaaattttttaaatttaaaaatattatttttagttgtcaaatccaaatttcaaaacgtattttaaattattgtcaaataccaaaataaaatttcaattctaatttcaaatcaaattccaATTTTTCATACATTCAAATCAATGTTTTAAAAAACTCGTTTAAGCTTCATATATCCAAACCAATGTTCTAAAAGTTTGAACGAAGCTTAATCTAACTTAAACTTTATGACGTTTAAAATCAATTAAGCAATCACTTTTTTGGTCagaagattttattttttaaaatgaaatattGTTATAAACATGTAAATTTATAGTTCAGAATTTGAATAtagatattatttttatagttaatttgtcattttgtttaatatttatcttaaaataattaaaattatatttaaaacttttttcaGCTTAAACACATATTAACTTtgcatatataaataaattttagaagcatgaaacttgACGTCGTCGTGAACTTTTTAAAATAGAATCTTATCCTTAAGTTGAAATATGTCTCCTTATTTTTTTGTCGTgaactttttaaaataaaatcttatccTTAAGTTGAAATATGTCTCCTTATTTTTTTGTCTATGCTACCACAATTGGATAGTGCCCAAATAAAATCCAACATccattatttttagtatttaatatgatattattttaaataaaattatctcaaattaaaatatatatatatatatggacacTTGCATGCAGCACATAGACACTCGAAGCCGTCATTAGATATGATACATTGCAAAGAAAATATTGAGATATCAGTTGGTTAGTTCCCGCCAGAACATTCAACAAACAGTTGAGAGACACATTGGTGATGGCCTTCACCAATCTTATCCTCTCTCCTCCATTTGCCGCCCCCTCCACAGCTGACCCAACAGCTCCAAAACCAGCGGTCATTCCCCATAACCTCGTTCCCAAACCTGGGTCTCTTGAATCTTGCAAATCTCTTCACGAAATTACGCAATTGCATGGCCGCTTAGCTAAACAGGGACTGTTACACGACCCCGCTGCTCTGAAAAGCCTCATCGTCAAGTACTCACAACTGGGGTCTTCTGAAAGCTTAGAGCACGCAGAGAAAGTCTTCGAGATATTCAAGAACGGAAAAGAGGATTGCGGCAGTACTAGTGGGGTTTATGTTTATAACTCTTTGATAAAAGGAAACTCGTCAGCTGGGTCTTTCTCAAATGCCATTTTGCTGTATGTCGGTATGGTGATTGAGGGTGTTGCGCCTGATAACTATTCATTTCCATTTGTTTTGAGCGCGTGTGCTCGAAGTTCGAGGCTTTTTGAGGGGATGCAGCTTCATGGGTCAGTTATGAAATTAGGTTTTTATGatgatatttttgttttgaattcttTGATACATTTCTACGGGGAGTGTGGAGAAATTGACAAAGGGAGAAAAGTGTTTGATGAAATGAGTGAAACGAATGTAGTGTCATGGACTAGTTTGATTTGTGGGTATGCTAGGGAGAATAGGCACAGAGAGGCCGTCTCTTTGTTTTTTCAAATGGTTGAAGAGGGCATTAAGCCGAATGAAGTTACTATGGCCAGCGTGATATCGGCTTGTGCAGAGTTGGGGGATTCGAATTTGGCGGAGAAAATTTCTTCCTATGCCGAGGCATCTGGGCTAATTACTATCAATACTATTTTGGTAAATGCGCTTGTTGATATGTATTTGAAGTGTGGGGCTCCTCATAGGGCAAAACGACTCTTTGATGAATGTGTCGATAGAAATTTGATTCTTTACAATACAGTCTTGTCAAATTATGTAAAGTTGGGGAAAGTGAAAGAGGCTCTCGATGTACTTCGTGAAATGCTTTATAGGGGGCCAAAACCAGACAAGGTGACTATGCTAGCTGCTATTTCATCTTCAGCTGAACTGAGTGAATTTCGGTTTGGGAGGCAGTGTCATGCTTATGTTTTAAGGAATGGACTCGAGAACTGGGATAACATTGGGAATTCACTTATTGATATGTACACCAAGTGTGGTATGCAGGAATGGGCTTGCAGAATGTTTGATCAGATGCCCAAAAAAACTATCGTGTCGTGGAATTCGTTGCTTTCAGGTTTTGCTAGAAATGGTGATATCAAGTCTGCCAAGAAAGTGTTTGAGGACATGCCAGAAAAGGATCTTGTGTCTTGGAACTCAATGATTGGTGCTTTGGTACAACAGAGTTTATTTCGGGGTGCGATTGAACTATTTAATTCGATGCAGAATGAAGGCATCACACCAGACAAGGTGACAATGGTGAGCATTGCATCTGCCTGTGGCTATTTAGGAGCTCTTGATCTTGCAAAATGGATTTACAATTACATTCAGAAGGTTGGTATTCCGTGTGACATGCAGCTTAGTACATCTCTTGTTGACATGCTTGCTAGGTGTGGGGACCCTAATAATGCAATGAAGGTGTTTAGAATGATGAAGGAGCGAGATGTGTCTGCTTGGACTGCAGCAATAGGAGCAATGACAATGGAGGGAAATGGGGGAAAAGCCATTGAGCTCTTCAACGAGATGCTTAGTCAAGGAGTCGAACCCGATGAAGTAGTTTATGCTGGAGTACTAACAGCATGTAGCCACTCAGGGTTAGTTGATCAAGGCATGCATATATTCAAGAGTATGAAGGAACATGGAATGATTCCACATATCATCCACTATGGGTGTATTGTTGATTTATTAGGCCGAGCTGGTTTGTTGGATGAAGCTCTAGATTTCATAAAGAGCATGCCTACGGAACCTAATGATGCGATCTGGAGTGCCTTTTTAGCTGCGTGTAGAGTTCACAAGGACCAAGA comes from Henckelia pumila isolate YLH828 chromosome 4, ASM3356847v2, whole genome shotgun sequence and encodes:
- the LOC140863784 gene encoding pentatricopeptide repeat-containing protein At3g22690; protein product: MAFTNLILSPPFAAPSTADPTAPKPAVIPHNLVPKPGSLESCKSLHEITQLHGRLAKQGLLHDPAALKSLIVKYSQLGSSESLEHAEKVFEIFKNGKEDCGSTSGVYVYNSLIKGNSSAGSFSNAILLYVGMVIEGVAPDNYSFPFVLSACARSSRLFEGMQLHGSVMKLGFYDDIFVLNSLIHFYGECGEIDKGRKVFDEMSETNVVSWTSLICGYARENRHREAVSLFFQMVEEGIKPNEVTMASVISACAELGDSNLAEKISSYAEASGLITINTILVNALVDMYLKCGAPHRAKRLFDECVDRNLILYNTVLSNYVKLGKVKEALDVLREMLYRGPKPDKVTMLAAISSSAELSEFRFGRQCHAYVLRNGLENWDNIGNSLIDMYTKCGMQEWACRMFDQMPKKTIVSWNSLLSGFARNGDIKSAKKVFEDMPEKDLVSWNSMIGALVQQSLFRGAIELFNSMQNEGITPDKVTMVSIASACGYLGALDLAKWIYNYIQKVGIPCDMQLSTSLVDMLARCGDPNNAMKVFRMMKERDVSAWTAAIGAMTMEGNGGKAIELFNEMLSQGVEPDEVVYAGVLTACSHSGLVDQGMHIFKSMKEHGMIPHIIHYGCIVDLLGRAGLLDEALDFIKSMPTEPNDAIWSAFLAACRVHKDQEMAALAADMLSNSAKEKTGIQVLLSNIYAAAGKWDDVAKVRTHMKVKGMKKKPGSSSIEVNGVVYEFTSGDEFHPENALTASMLEEMKCRLGEAGYLPDVTNVLLDVDEQEKQFLLGRHSEKLAIAFGLISSGQGMPIRVVKNLRMCSDCHSFAKIVSKVYCREIVIRDNNRFHFFGQGLCSCGDYW